A genomic region of Leptospira terpstrae serovar Hualin str. LT 11-33 = ATCC 700639 contains the following coding sequences:
- a CDS encoding TolC family protein encodes MFLQKQYFNNKLYNNILISCFLFFPQIVFAIETTNSMESKIQMLLNSHPELLVKYLESREKHHRSEHADVYPDPKFGFAYRSYPYRGDVTRDRSRPDTPGMTGNEYSIAQEIPFPGKLDLEKQIVQKDSELDLLNAEWIKNQFIRNYFETVLLKSALIREIQDLESLEKSINTGSKLESSQYSAGKSNITGTLRALNLKEKIKDRLFTRNTQLSELNAKTSYFSLDNTSFLISEEEILKFLKEKEEEFVKSYSEELIQKSPYFKYAEVSTEKAEAEAKKEELLHYPETEVFISYMQRRRKPFLLDSGPLNVSIMDNPEFSGDLWSAGITLRIPVWSLGKSADLNRANLLKVHRMQLEKRKQTYLLETELKTSIQSWMGNKQRVENFQSSLLPTLNRSITTSAAAYTKGDISLVDTYQFLNESIEMKATFHEVNLNRWLSLLKVLEITNNIIPEDNSHEK; translated from the coding sequence ATTATATAACAATATATTGATTAGTTGCTTTTTGTTTTTTCCGCAAATCGTTTTTGCGATTGAAACAACGAATTCAATGGAATCAAAAATTCAAATGTTACTGAACTCTCACCCGGAGTTACTTGTGAAATATTTGGAGTCGCGTGAGAAACACCACCGTTCAGAACATGCCGATGTTTACCCAGACCCAAAATTCGGATTTGCTTATCGGTCTTATCCTTACCGTGGTGATGTGACCCGTGATCGGAGTCGGCCCGATACACCAGGAATGACAGGAAATGAATATTCAATTGCTCAAGAGATTCCCTTCCCAGGCAAACTGGATTTGGAAAAACAAATTGTTCAAAAAGATTCTGAATTGGACCTATTGAATGCGGAGTGGATCAAAAACCAATTCATTCGAAATTATTTTGAAACAGTACTTTTGAAATCGGCTTTAATAAGAGAGATCCAAGACCTTGAGTCACTAGAAAAAAGTATCAATACGGGAAGTAAGTTAGAGTCAAGCCAGTATTCTGCAGGCAAAAGTAATATCACAGGTACACTACGAGCTTTAAACCTTAAAGAAAAAATTAAGGATCGGCTGTTCACAAGGAATACCCAACTCTCAGAATTGAATGCAAAAACCTCCTATTTTTCTTTAGATAATACTTCTTTTTTGATTTCAGAAGAAGAGATTTTGAAATTTCTAAAGGAGAAAGAAGAAGAGTTCGTAAAAAGTTACTCTGAAGAGTTGATTCAAAAATCACCTTACTTCAAGTATGCGGAAGTCAGTACTGAGAAAGCAGAAGCAGAGGCAAAAAAAGAAGAATTATTACATTATCCTGAAACAGAAGTGTTCATTAGCTACATGCAAAGGAGGAGGAAACCTTTTTTATTGGATAGTGGCCCGTTGAATGTTTCGATTATGGACAATCCTGAGTTTTCTGGTGATTTATGGAGTGCTGGAATTACTCTGAGAATTCCAGTTTGGTCCCTTGGTAAATCTGCAGACTTAAATCGAGCTAACTTACTCAAAGTGCATCGGATGCAGTTGGAGAAAAGAAAACAAACCTATTTACTCGAAACTGAACTTAAAACTTCGATCCAATCATGGATGGGAAATAAACAAAGAGTAGAAAATTTTCAATCTTCATTACTGCCTACCCTCAATCGGAGTATCACCACTTCTGCTGCGGCATACACAAAAGGTGATATTAGTTTAGTCGACACCTATCAGTTTTTAAACGAGTCCATTGAAATGAAAGCAACGTTTCATGAAGTGAATCTAAATCGGTGGTTGTCTCTCTTGAAAGTGTTGGAGATCACAAATAATATAATACCAGAGGATAACTCTCATGAAAAATAA
- a CDS encoding efflux RND transporter periplasmic adaptor subunit — translation MKNKIQISIILAFFVFGLSCAGKGVVTTDIYTCPMHPQIEMDHEGECPICGMTLVKKEPMDLSEKTEGKKEKQTTDSFSLSGDKQKLIGIETNTVSKGDIIKNISFSGKVAYDPDLYSTYSEYRSLSGSSGSEAFIRKSARLKLTKLGLSESQIQYLNRKSEDILLTGRSNNQVLVFVQVYEGEINQILKGTTMEVKADSIPNVSFPGRVVAFGNLVDETTRTLSVWCEVNDFGNRLKPQMYVQSSARIEKKNVLRIPREAVFPTGKREIVYVKQSENHFSPRSIQTGFVSTEWVEVLEGLIEGEEIVSKANFLLDSEAKLKLGGIHDTHNH, via the coding sequence ATGAAAAATAAAATACAAATCTCAATCATATTAGCATTTTTTGTTTTTGGCCTTTCTTGCGCTGGGAAGGGTGTCGTAACTACAGACATTTATACTTGTCCCATGCATCCCCAAATAGAAATGGATCATGAAGGGGAATGTCCCATTTGCGGAATGACATTAGTTAAAAAAGAACCAATGGATCTTTCGGAAAAAACGGAAGGCAAAAAGGAAAAACAAACCACTGATTCGTTTTCCCTATCTGGAGATAAACAAAAGTTAATCGGTATAGAAACAAACACAGTCTCTAAAGGTGATATTATTAAAAATATTTCTTTTAGTGGGAAGGTTGCCTATGATCCAGATTTATATTCCACTTATAGTGAGTATCGGTCTCTATCCGGCAGCAGTGGTTCAGAAGCTTTCATTCGAAAAAGTGCCAGATTAAAATTAACCAAACTAGGATTGAGTGAATCACAAATCCAATATCTGAATCGTAAGTCCGAAGATATCCTTCTAACTGGAAGATCAAATAACCAAGTGTTGGTGTTTGTACAAGTGTATGAAGGAGAAATCAATCAGATTCTGAAAGGAACGACAATGGAAGTGAAAGCAGATTCGATTCCTAATGTTTCGTTTCCAGGGAGAGTGGTTGCTTTTGGAAATTTAGTGGATGAAACAACGAGAACTCTTTCTGTTTGGTGCGAAGTAAATGACTTTGGAAATCGATTAAAACCACAGATGTATGTACAATCCTCTGCAAGAATAGAAAAGAAAAATGTCCTACGAATCCCAAGAGAAGCTGTGTTTCCCACGGGAAAACGAGAGATTGTATATGTGAAACAATCAGAGAACCATTTCAGTCCTAGAAGTATTCAAACAGGATTTGTTTCAACGGAATGGGTTGAGGTTTTGGAAGGACTAATCGAGGGAGAAGAGATCGTATCAAAAGCCAATTTTCTCTTAGATTCAGAAGCAAAATTGAAGTTAGGTGGAATTCATGATACGCACAATCATTAG